From one Marmota flaviventris isolate mMarFla1 chromosome 1, mMarFla1.hap1, whole genome shotgun sequence genomic stretch:
- the Hesx1 gene encoding homeobox expressed in ES cells 1 translates to MSPSLQEGAQLRESKPSPCSFSIESILGLDQKKDCVPSVKPHRPWADTCNSSEKDANLCHGSSLPNGISFPCMVDHLMPEERALKYENYFSASERLSLKKELSWYRGRRPRTAFTQNQIEVLENVFRVNCYPGIDIREDLAQKLNLEEDRIQIWFQNRRAKLKRSHRESQFLMAKKNFNTNLLE, encoded by the exons ATGTCTCCCAGCCTTCAGGAAGGTGCTCAGCTTAGGGAAAGCAAACCCTCACCTTGTTCCTTTTCAATTGAGAGCATTTTAGGACTGGACCAGAAGAAAGATTGTGTTCCATCCGTGAAACCTCACAGGCCCTGGGCAGACACCTGCAACTCCTCAG agaaagatGCTAACCTATGTCACGGCTCGAGTCTTCCCAATGGGATCTCGTTTCCTTGTATGGTGGATCACCTAATGCCAGAAGAAAGAgctttgaaatatgaaaattactTTTCAGCCTCAGAAAGATTATCTTTGAAAAAAGAGTTGAGTTGGTATAGAGGCCGAAGACCTAGAACTGCTTTTACCCAAAACCAG attGAAGTATTGGAAAATGTCTTTAGAGTAAACTGCTATCCTGGCATTGATATCAGAGAAGACTTAGCTCAAAAATTGAACCTTGAAGAAGACAGAATCCAG aTTTGGTTCCAAAATCGGCGTGCAAAACTGAAGAGATCCCATAGAGAATCACAGTTTCTAATGgcgaaaaaaaatttcaacacaaATCTCCTGGAATAG